From the genome of Deinococcus roseus, one region includes:
- a CDS encoding lysophospholipid acyltransferase family protein, translating to MGAILESFFKAFIRHTLKRGLRGIFMKGTLQEGPVLLVSNHHSWWDGYVLGELCWAHHHPVSLLMLHEQLQKYPFLKSVGAVSHHHLREALGRLKADHALIVFPEGALNPAGLVQNLRPGVQWFAHHANCAVVPLALRVVLRGHQHPEAFVLLGAPCSPDQVQENLNLLISELDGMLSTSDPERPLAGYHSIMRGVGSDSERLNLASVLLKKLLRLQ from the coding sequence TTGGGTGCAATCCTGGAAAGCTTCTTTAAAGCTTTCATCCGCCACACCCTGAAGCGCGGCCTGAGGGGCATTTTCATGAAAGGCACCCTGCAGGAGGGGCCAGTTTTGCTGGTCTCCAACCACCATTCCTGGTGGGATGGCTACGTGCTGGGAGAGCTTTGCTGGGCACACCACCATCCAGTGAGCCTCCTGATGCTGCATGAACAATTGCAGAAATACCCGTTTCTGAAGTCGGTGGGTGCAGTTTCTCACCATCACCTGCGGGAAGCCCTGGGCAGGCTGAAAGCTGACCATGCCCTGATTGTTTTTCCAGAAGGGGCTTTAAATCCTGCTGGTCTGGTGCAGAACCTCCGTCCAGGGGTGCAGTGGTTTGCCCACCATGCAAACTGTGCAGTGGTTCCGCTGGCCTTGCGGGTGGTGCTGAGGGGACACCAGCACCCGGAAGCTTTTGTGCTGCTGGGTGCGCCGTGTTCTCCTGATCAGGTGCAGGAAAACCTCAACCTGCTGATCTCCGAACTGGATGGAATGTTAAGCACCAGTGATCCAGAACGCCCCCTTGCTGGATACCACAGCATCATGCGGGGGGTGGGCAGCGATTCGGAGCGCCTGAACCTTGCCAGTGTGCTGCTCAAAAAACTCCTGAGGTTGCAGTGA
- a CDS encoding carotenoid biosynthesis protein, with amino-acid sequence MTYWEYHFIFTLPLLGLLLLVTLWETRKQPLAGNYRPENRWALGFYFFLPLLALVYTTPWDNFLIYKGVWQYPADRVSAVIGYVPIEEYFFFLVQPLIAGLWVFFLMRRWAAPKLGFKAARLWGTLLWGGLSFLGAALLFTQQGYYLGLILAWACPVIAFQWAFGGDLILSNRRVFWVGLLVPTLYLWITDALAINTFGIWDISTKYSLPFRPFGLPIEEATFFLITNLLVVQGLLLFLHPEALKRWFRLSKSVRPWTGFLVLYALLKIPVPLWPDGFPLLATLSTGSLAVAALLWAYEAVRGKAFLLFALTFGLGLGIEVLGSRTGFPFGHYTYDPPGPTLFGVPLIVPLGWWAMTLSAYLLAKGNPWRTGLLLVAWDIGLEPLMVQQGYWSWQPGQFLNAYHGVPVQNFLAWYAVGVGLAFLLKKLAPELKPLDFAWAYRIEALFLPTGLLLLGMYPAGLLTLVLMGGLAWVQSWKASLKLSSATP; translated from the coding sequence ATGACGTACTGGGAATACCACTTCATTTTCACCCTGCCCCTGCTGGGTTTGTTGCTGCTGGTCACCTTGTGGGAAACCCGCAAACAACCGCTGGCCGGGAATTACCGCCCGGAGAACCGCTGGGCACTGGGATTTTATTTTTTCCTGCCCCTGCTGGCACTGGTTTACACCACCCCCTGGGACAACTTCCTGATTTACAAGGGGGTCTGGCAATACCCTGCAGACCGGGTGAGCGCCGTGATCGGGTACGTGCCCATTGAGGAGTATTTTTTCTTTCTGGTGCAACCCCTGATTGCCGGTCTGTGGGTGTTTTTCCTGATGCGGCGCTGGGCGGCGCCAAAGCTGGGTTTTAAAGCTGCCCGCCTCTGGGGCACCCTGCTGTGGGGAGGCCTCAGTTTTCTGGGTGCAGCTTTGCTGTTCACGCAGCAGGGGTATTACCTGGGCCTGATCCTGGCCTGGGCCTGTCCGGTGATTGCCTTCCAGTGGGCTTTTGGAGGCGATTTGATCCTCAGCAACCGGCGGGTGTTCTGGGTGGGCCTGTTGGTGCCCACCCTTTACCTGTGGATCACCGATGCCCTGGCCATCAACACTTTTGGCATCTGGGACATCAGCACAAAATACTCCCTGCCTTTCAGACCGTTTGGCCTTCCCATCGAGGAGGCCACCTTTTTCCTGATCACCAATTTGCTGGTGGTGCAGGGCCTCTTGCTGTTCTTGCACCCAGAAGCGTTGAAGCGCTGGTTCAGACTGTCAAAATCTGTCCGACCCTGGACGGGTTTTCTGGTGCTCTACGCTTTGCTGAAAATCCCGGTTCCGCTGTGGCCTGATGGGTTTCCCCTGCTGGCCACCCTTTCCACGGGATCTCTGGCTGTGGCTGCTTTGCTTTGGGCCTATGAGGCGGTCCGAGGAAAAGCCTTCCTGCTGTTTGCCCTGACTTTCGGACTGGGGCTGGGCATTGAGGTGCTGGGCAGCAGAACAGGCTTTCCTTTCGGACACTACACCTATGACCCTCCAGGCCCGACCCTTTTTGGCGTTCCCCTGATTGTGCCGCTGGGCTGGTGGGCCATGACCCTTTCTGCTTACCTGCTGGCAAAAGGCAACCCCTGGCGCACGGGCCTTTTGCTGGTGGCCTGGGACATCGGACTGGAACCCCTGATGGTCCAGCAAGGGTACTGGTCCTGGCAGCCCGGACAGTTTCTGAATGCCTACCATGGGGTGCCTGTACAGAATTTCCTCGCCTGGTACGCCGTTGGGGTGGGTCTGGCTTTCCTGCTGAAGAAACTGGCCCCTGAACTGAAACCCCTGGATTTCGCCTGGGCCTACCGCATCGAAGCCCTCTTTCTGCCCACCGGATTGCTGCTGCTGGGCATGTATCCAGCAGGTCTTCTGACCCTGGTCTTGATGGGAGGTCTGGCTTGGGTGCAATCCTGGAAAGCTTCTTTAAAGCTTTCATCCGCCACACCCTGA
- a CDS encoding phytoene desaturase family protein — protein sequence MDYDVIVIGAGHNSLVTAAYAARAGYRVAVFEKRHLVGGAVSTEEVVSGYRFDYGGSAHILIRMTPIVQELELERYGLQYLELDPLFHCSDGETPWFVWRDLNKTAHELDKIFPGQGEAYQRFVQDWTPFAKSVNEAFLTAPNPLDLGKHLVWGSGMQKDWQQKLTHIMRPYGEVAKEYFSEERVRAPLTWMAAQSGPPPTETMSAPFLLWHPLYHVGGVARPRGGSGGLTLALKRAVEAHGGQIFLSAPIKDILTEGERAVGVRLQDGDVYTARAVVSGTHVLQTVDALPADKVPELARQVRTGNGFGMVLRLALKGKVQYRKHHEPESRVGLGLLIKNEQQLLKAYGEYLSGEPTSDPPIIAMSFSSIDDSLAPPDGEVLWLWAQYYPFKLARGTWAERSTEARDAILNAFEHYAPGTREQIVGELVQTPQWLHDNLGLRSGNVMHLEMGMDQMFAMRPFLGASEYRWPTLKNLYLTGASTHPGGGIMGASGRNTARTLLKDLSRSPKSRR from the coding sequence TTGGACTACGATGTGATCGTCATTGGAGCAGGGCACAACAGTCTGGTCACAGCAGCCTACGCTGCACGCGCAGGTTACCGGGTGGCAGTCTTTGAGAAACGGCACCTGGTGGGTGGAGCGGTTTCCACCGAAGAGGTGGTCAGCGGTTACCGCTTCGATTATGGCGGCAGTGCCCACATCCTGATCCGCATGACCCCGATTGTGCAGGAACTGGAACTGGAGCGGTACGGCCTGCAGTACCTGGAACTGGATCCGCTGTTTCACTGCTCGGATGGAGAGACCCCCTGGTTTGTCTGGCGTGATTTGAACAAAACCGCCCATGAACTGGACAAAATCTTCCCCGGTCAGGGAGAGGCCTACCAGCGTTTTGTGCAGGACTGGACGCCTTTTGCGAAAAGCGTCAATGAGGCTTTCCTGACCGCCCCCAACCCCCTGGACCTGGGAAAGCATCTGGTGTGGGGCTCAGGGATGCAGAAAGACTGGCAGCAGAAACTGACGCACATCATGCGGCCTTATGGCGAGGTCGCAAAAGAATACTTTTCGGAAGAACGGGTGCGCGCGCCCCTCACCTGGATGGCGGCCCAGTCTGGACCTCCACCCACCGAAACCATGAGCGCTCCTTTTCTGCTGTGGCACCCCCTGTACCACGTGGGTGGGGTGGCCCGTCCCAGAGGAGGCAGCGGTGGCCTCACCCTGGCTTTAAAGCGGGCCGTTGAGGCCCACGGAGGCCAGATTTTCCTCAGCGCTCCCATCAAAGACATCCTGACAGAAGGGGAACGTGCCGTGGGGGTGCGCCTGCAGGATGGCGACGTGTACACCGCCAGAGCCGTGGTCAGCGGAACCCATGTTTTGCAGACCGTGGACGCCCTTCCGGCAGACAAGGTGCCCGAACTGGCCCGTCAGGTGCGCACCGGAAACGGGTTTGGCATGGTGCTGCGTCTGGCTTTAAAAGGCAAGGTGCAGTACCGCAAGCACCATGAACCGGAATCGCGGGTGGGTCTGGGCCTGCTGATCAAAAACGAACAGCAACTGCTGAAAGCGTACGGGGAATACCTCTCCGGGGAGCCCACCTCGGACCCACCCATCATTGCCATGAGTTTCAGCAGCATTGACGACTCCCTGGCACCACCCGATGGGGAAGTGCTCTGGCTGTGGGCGCAGTATTACCCGTTCAAGCTTGCCAGAGGAACCTGGGCAGAGCGCAGCACAGAAGCCAGAGATGCCATTTTGAATGCCTTTGAACATTACGCTCCCGGCACCCGTGAGCAGATTGTGGGCGAACTCGTACAAACGCCCCAGTGGCTTCATGACAACCTGGGCCTGAGGAGCGGCAACGTGATGCACCTGGAAATGGGCATGGACCAGATGTTCGCCATGCGGCCTTTTCTGGGAGCCAGTGAATACCGCTGGCCCACCCTGAAAAACCTGTATTTGACCGGGGCCAGCACCCACCCGGGGGGCGGAATCATGGGGGCCAGTGGCCGCAACACCGCCCGCACCCTCCTGAAAGACCTCTCCAGAAGCCCCAAATCGCGCCGCTAG
- a CDS encoding C1 family peptidase codes for MKRLNFLTVLLVLTACAQTPGGPAPLPGGFSGDAPKGAESVSESDFRSHINDPGAQVYTPEQEQKDAEAQAKRDAANQKVVTDFLAAHPELTDLKELILNIPKPEANKLRPLPDGNFELIIEDNQEQDQKIITLGQKFKLAELARSIENFPRQSNQFGLYELFYPNVPETYRNRLELPAPETVKTADVQTLLNLNARIADVYRDIVIKIPDPTKPIGWVGDPTKETGYLDGSDRTNSAASCSAFKTDGIYNTFDWPLKYYATSVKNQGGRGSCVGFAITSATELQTAKEKGKWTNLSEQSFYNRIAGHWQPRAYGDGADTTFIYNTSAAENYHFAYESQWGYNASLSRSDIKNAADELIGYSNSCTGYADSYCSNTAAQSKFWCLFLLGQNYCMYLPKPVTAASPAIVPRGQLELWDATNKDLSVAYMILTLAFGNTVVASLDVMPSWDNANSNGFARSRAYDLQIGSPSRGGHAVNITGFITNEKLATKLPNAPQGGGGGYFIVKNSWGACWKDGGYIYIPFDYMKNYGYSAIRVFVD; via the coding sequence ATGAAAAGACTGAACTTTCTGACCGTTTTGCTGGTCCTCACCGCCTGCGCCCAGACCCCTGGCGGACCTGCTCCCCTTCCTGGTGGCTTCTCGGGCGACGCACCCAAAGGTGCAGAGTCTGTTTCAGAGAGCGATTTCCGTTCGCACATCAACGATCCCGGCGCACAGGTCTACACCCCAGAGCAGGAACAGAAAGATGCAGAAGCCCAGGCCAAACGGGACGCAGCCAACCAGAAGGTGGTCACCGACTTCCTGGCGGCCCATCCAGAACTGACCGACCTGAAAGAACTGATCCTCAACATCCCCAAACCAGAAGCCAACAAACTGAGGCCCCTGCCAGACGGCAACTTTGAATTGATCATCGAGGACAACCAGGAGCAGGACCAGAAGATCATCACCCTGGGCCAGAAATTCAAACTGGCTGAACTGGCCCGCAGCATCGAAAATTTTCCCAGACAGAGCAACCAGTTCGGGCTGTATGAGCTCTTTTACCCCAACGTGCCCGAAACTTACCGCAACCGCCTGGAGCTTCCAGCCCCTGAAACCGTCAAAACCGCAGATGTGCAAACCCTGCTGAACCTGAATGCCCGCATTGCCGATGTCTACAGAGACATCGTGATCAAAATTCCCGATCCCACCAAACCCATAGGCTGGGTGGGCGATCCCACCAAGGAAACCGGCTATCTGGACGGCAGTGACCGCACCAACTCTGCAGCCAGTTGCTCGGCCTTCAAAACAGATGGCATTTACAACACCTTTGACTGGCCCCTCAAGTATTACGCCACCTCAGTGAAAAACCAGGGGGGACGCGGCAGCTGTGTGGGATTTGCCATCACCTCCGCCACCGAATTGCAGACGGCCAAGGAAAAAGGCAAATGGACCAACCTCTCCGAGCAGTCTTTCTACAACCGCATCGCCGGGCACTGGCAGCCCAGAGCCTACGGAGATGGTGCAGACACCACCTTCATTTACAACACCTCTGCAGCAGAGAACTATCACTTTGCCTATGAGAGCCAGTGGGGCTACAATGCTTCCCTCAGCCGTTCTGACATCAAAAACGCCGCAGATGAGCTGATCGGATACAGCAACTCCTGTACCGGGTATGCAGATTCCTACTGCTCCAACACTGCAGCACAGAGCAAATTCTGGTGCCTGTTCCTGCTGGGTCAAAATTACTGCATGTACCTCCCCAAACCCGTCACTGCGGCCTCCCCGGCCATCGTTCCCAGAGGGCAACTGGAGCTGTGGGATGCCACCAACAAAGATTTGTCTGTGGCCTACATGATCCTGACCCTGGCCTTTGGCAACACCGTGGTGGCCAGCCTGGACGTGATGCCCAGCTGGGACAACGCCAACTCCAACGGCTTTGCACGTTCACGGGCTTACGACCTGCAAATTGGAAGCCCCAGCCGCGGTGGTCACGCTGTCAACATCACCGGGTTCATCACCAACGAAAAACTGGCCACCAAATTGCCCAATGCTCCCCAGGGCGGTGGCGGCGGTTACTTCATCGTCAAGAACTCCTGGGGCGCTTGCTGGAAAGACGGCGGCTACATCTACATCCCGTTTGATTACATGAAAAACTACGGTTACTCTGCCATCCGGGTGTTCGTGGATTGA
- a CDS encoding class I SAM-dependent methyltransferase, whose translation MDFSSTPLFLAIPAITERLFAAQEVTFQVLNPDLAPGFYAGEQVVIGENTYLHHPLRVWLDLADRLECYMRVPERADPLLSITFQKKEPRKRDRTPSGDTEKYGAESEFQRIHKLEEPYFLLDMLEALRSLKLPSDARILDLGVNSGEELHLLDLAYPQNTFEVLGIDHSESALELAKSRFPGYLFLAADINALPADLGQFDLILSIGTLQSANIEVEPVFRRLLKHVKPAGHWILVFPNCRYSAGEISYGARMVNYRDPELSLLFKDVTFFRRYFQKHRYTTTITGKYEVVVTARSLQGV comes from the coding sequence GTGGATTTCAGCTCTACACCACTTTTTCTGGCCATCCCTGCCATCACTGAACGGCTTTTTGCTGCTCAGGAGGTGACTTTTCAGGTGCTCAACCCTGATCTGGCCCCTGGTTTTTATGCTGGAGAACAGGTGGTGATAGGGGAGAACACCTACCTGCACCATCCCCTCAGGGTGTGGCTGGACCTGGCGGACCGTCTGGAATGCTACATGCGGGTGCCAGAACGCGCAGATCCTCTGCTGTCCATCACCTTCCAGAAAAAAGAGCCGCGCAAACGGGACCGCACCCCATCAGGAGACACCGAAAAGTATGGTGCAGAAAGCGAATTCCAACGCATCCACAAATTGGAGGAACCGTATTTCCTGCTGGACATGCTGGAAGCCCTGAGGAGCCTGAAACTTCCCTCAGATGCCCGCATTCTGGACCTGGGGGTGAACAGCGGGGAAGAGCTGCACCTGCTGGATCTGGCTTACCCACAGAACACCTTTGAAGTCCTGGGCATTGACCACAGCGAGAGCGCCCTGGAGCTTGCAAAAAGCCGCTTTCCTGGGTACCTCTTTCTGGCTGCAGACATCAATGCCCTGCCTGCAGACCTTGGGCAGTTTGATCTGATCCTCAGCATTGGCACCCTGCAGAGTGCCAACATCGAGGTTGAACCGGTGTTCAGGAGGCTCTTGAAGCATGTGAAACCTGCAGGACACTGGATTCTGGTTTTTCCCAACTGCCGCTACTCTGCCGGAGAAATCAGTTACGGGGCACGCATGGTCAATTACCGAGACCCCGAATTGTCTTTGCTGTTCAAGGATGTGACGTTTTTCCGGCGTTACTTTCAAAAACACCGCTACACCACGACCATCACCGGAAAATACGAAGTGGTGGTCACGGCCCGCTCCCTGCAAGGGGTGTAA